A stretch of Pseudomonas sp. LRP2-20 DNA encodes these proteins:
- a CDS encoding DUF2515 family protein — protein MKQDFKFNEQTCSENKPNVHYKELWTLGQQEAVRRLSVKTRVEFKATARYQLIKDFSTRAERIAGNYARIYLELEKNGKPELKGRFYWTGLATFASKQVMCALDYASNSKWRWTGAATPFFEITKMHLGEGNFWLFQDIFVWHWFYINYPDEFKSATPIRDWNEYLCNFREAFKELPWVDDALPKINNLKKTPELVEGFLLISETERMPLGKDRRDKQLASLMAIAKHEQIKILQPLIYESWDFKKLLDAQAVMEGHLGVPRRLAAMSTLCETNNPDYDSVMTEGQLHNQNDRMKFITDIANNYHKLMKIKGTYMHESIRAIAGWSENV, from the coding sequence ATGAAGCAGGATTTCAAGTTCAACGAGCAAACGTGCTCTGAAAACAAACCCAATGTCCATTACAAAGAACTGTGGACACTCGGCCAGCAAGAAGCGGTAAGACGGTTATCGGTGAAAACCCGCGTTGAATTCAAGGCTACTGCGCGGTATCAGTTAATCAAAGATTTCAGCACGCGAGCAGAGCGCATCGCCGGCAACTACGCGCGAATTTATCTTGAGCTGGAGAAAAACGGAAAGCCTGAACTTAAAGGTCGGTTCTACTGGACTGGACTTGCGACATTCGCCAGCAAACAGGTCATGTGCGCCCTTGATTATGCCAGCAACAGTAAATGGCGCTGGACAGGCGCAGCAACGCCATTTTTTGAAATCACCAAAATGCACCTGGGCGAAGGGAATTTCTGGTTATTCCAGGATATTTTTGTATGGCACTGGTTTTATATAAATTACCCTGACGAGTTTAAATCAGCCACACCCATACGTGACTGGAACGAATACCTCTGTAATTTTAGAGAGGCATTCAAGGAATTGCCTTGGGTTGATGATGCGCTGCCAAAAATAAACAATCTCAAAAAAACACCTGAGCTCGTTGAGGGTTTCCTATTGATTTCGGAGACCGAGAGGATGCCGTTAGGCAAAGACCGAAGAGACAAGCAACTCGCATCGCTAATGGCAATCGCAAAGCATGAGCAAATTAAAATCTTGCAGCCTTTGATCTATGAAAGCTGGGATTTCAAGAAGTTGCTCGATGCTCAGGCAGTGATGGAGGGGCACCTTGGAGTGCCTCGACGGCTCGCGGCCATGAGCACCCTGTGCGAAACGAACAATCCTGATTACGATTCGGTAATGACCGAAGGGCAATTGCATAACCAAAATGACCGAATGAAATTTATTACTGACATCGCGAACAATTACCACAAGCTCATGAAGATCAAAGGGACCTACATGCACGAAAGCATTCGCGCCATAGCAGGCTGGAGTGAAAATGTATAA
- the tssA gene encoding type VI secretion system protein TssA, with product MHDILDDLSLSALRTPIDGGAGEDLSFSSLFDQIKEARRADPEYLTQGDWQTDLKQADWEQVIQLAAAGLTEQSKDLMLVAWLSEGLAHRKQFPGIRFSLAVAQALLEDFWDTLYPSLDEGVDERATRLAWLTTTLTEVVRTLPITQGQGYSLLKYEESRQVENLARQNPSAMHQALEEGKINAELFQRSVVLTDTEHLHTRYAQISECLAACQQLQATADAAFASDAPSFLALNDVLVRARQLVERLLKERGVELAQASGASAEETAQPERPAAAAGTVPAAVQRGDNAPLRTVPLNREEAFTLLQGVAQFFKQTEPHSPVPYLVERAIKWGNMPLESWLNDVIKDSSVVDGIRDVLGTLQPRD from the coding sequence ATGCACGACATTCTCGACGACCTTTCGCTGTCTGCCCTGCGTACCCCGATCGACGGGGGCGCTGGCGAGGACTTGAGTTTTTCCAGCCTGTTCGATCAGATCAAGGAAGCGCGTCGCGCTGATCCCGAATACCTGACCCAGGGCGACTGGCAGACAGACCTCAAGCAGGCCGACTGGGAGCAGGTGATTCAGCTGGCTGCCGCTGGCCTCACCGAGCAAAGCAAGGACCTGATGCTGGTGGCCTGGCTGAGTGAAGGCCTGGCCCACAGGAAGCAGTTTCCGGGCATCCGTTTTTCCCTGGCGGTGGCGCAAGCCCTGCTGGAAGATTTCTGGGACACGCTCTACCCCTCCCTCGACGAGGGCGTTGACGAGCGTGCTACCCGCCTGGCGTGGTTGACCACCACGCTGACCGAGGTGGTCCGCACCTTGCCGATCACCCAAGGGCAAGGCTATAGCTTGCTTAAGTATGAAGAGTCGCGTCAGGTCGAGAACCTGGCCCGGCAAAACCCGTCGGCAATGCACCAGGCCCTCGAAGAAGGCAAGATCAACGCCGAACTGTTCCAGCGTTCGGTGGTACTGACCGACACCGAGCACCTACACACCAGATACGCGCAGATCAGTGAGTGCCTGGCTGCCTGCCAACAGCTGCAAGCCACCGCCGATGCCGCATTCGCTAGTGACGCGCCGAGTTTTCTCGCCCTTAACGATGTACTGGTGCGCGCTCGGCAATTGGTCGAGCGCCTGCTCAAGGAGCGCGGTGTGGAGCTGGCACAAGCATCAGGGGCGTCGGCCGAAGAGACCGCGCAGCCCGAACGGCCGGCAGCAGCAGCCGGGACGGTCCCGGCCGCTGTACAGCGTGGCGACAACGCGCCGTTGCGAACCGTGCCGCTGAACCGTGAAGAAGCCTTCACCCTGCTTCAGGGCGTGGCGCAGTTCTTCAAGCAGACCGAGCCGCACAGCCCGGTGCCGTACCTGGTGGAACGCGCCATCAAGTGGGGCAACATGCCGCTGGAATCCTGGCTCAACGATGTGATCAAGGACAGCAGTGTGGTCGATGGCATTCGCGATGTGCTCGGCACGTTGCAACCTCGTGACTGA
- a CDS encoding type VI secretion system Vgr family protein: MDLTFGTPLSQSGRLLQLTTPLGADQLQALRAHGVERIGRTPRYTLDVLVQDTEYDPEKLIGQPVSLALLCDDGSQAQRHGLVESVRYLGSDGGLHDWQLVFAPWFSLLEYRSDCRIWQDKTLPTILESVFAQYEQAKGNYRLDLRREYAPLSYVTQFNETDANFVQRWCELEGIFWYVEHKADSHCIVFTDSNDTLPALAPQQLPFHTQSVTQKQDGITQWSTGSQLLSGKLNWRSVDYLAHSQPRESVMPALQAASAPAALERYEYQGQYNWQKQERGNWLSRVQIEQRESQARRVHGQGGVRQLEAGRWFELTQHPLYERKAAEARQFLLIEVQFFAESNLPMAQQRREAPGSLAPLFKSVRPAPDDSLLGSKLSEASYGFFLSTFEGQLHNAPYRSPFEHAKPTSPGPQTAVVVTPSGHELFTDSLNRVCVRFHWDRLSQDGELSSCWLRMLQPSSGPDWGSVHVPRAGEEVVVTFLDNDIDRPLIMGQVYGGHKPAWHSSGLMSGYKSKEIGGGGFNQWVMDDSTGQVRTQLHSSHGHTQLNLGYLIDQRGNNRGALRGTGFELRTDAYGALRAQQGLYLSTWKRSNAQGAQLDVSEAQQQLQNSEQRLKTLSDTAKQHNADALQAGLDSLTQFNADTDVTYGSDNSSPSQGPSEQQRNGGDTAWAIRSGGRGKTPGYQKPLLIASSPADIATATPQNTHLHSGKHLTVSTGEDVSIASGKSLLASVVQSISLFAQNAGAKLFAAKGKVELEAQSDAMELTALQNMKLTSLEQLIEMSAQKEILLTSGGAYIRIKGSNIEVHAPGTIDIKGAKKTLEGPASMEHTYKELPNGPDSGMYDEQNRLMTSFGVPLENVAVEFDIPGKGKQVFFTDQEGMTPRLFSDKPDTAKMRLVPDELVVPAGADTFVPRNKS; encoded by the coding sequence ATGGACCTGACCTTCGGCACCCCGCTCTCGCAAAGCGGCCGCCTGCTGCAGCTGACCACCCCGTTGGGTGCCGATCAGCTGCAGGCCCTGCGCGCCCACGGCGTCGAGCGCATCGGCCGCACCCCGCGCTACACCCTCGACGTGCTGGTGCAGGACACCGAGTACGACCCGGAAAAACTCATCGGCCAACCCGTCAGCCTCGCCCTGCTCTGCGACGACGGCAGCCAGGCCCAACGCCATGGCCTGGTCGAGAGCGTGCGTTATCTGGGCAGCGACGGCGGCCTGCATGACTGGCAATTGGTGTTCGCGCCCTGGTTCAGCCTGCTCGAATACCGCAGCGACTGCCGCATCTGGCAAGACAAAACCCTACCCACCATCCTCGAGTCCGTGTTCGCCCAGTACGAACAGGCCAAGGGCAACTATCGCCTCGACCTGCGCCGCGAATACGCGCCGCTGTCCTACGTCACCCAGTTCAACGAGACCGACGCCAACTTCGTGCAGCGCTGGTGCGAACTCGAAGGCATCTTCTGGTACGTCGAGCACAAGGCCGACAGCCATTGCATCGTCTTCACCGACAGCAACGACACCCTGCCCGCCCTCGCCCCGCAGCAACTGCCGTTCCACACCCAGAGCGTGACCCAGAAGCAGGACGGCATCACCCAGTGGAGCACCGGCTCGCAACTGCTCAGCGGCAAGCTCAACTGGCGCAGCGTCGACTACCTGGCCCACAGCCAGCCGCGTGAAAGCGTGATGCCGGCCTTGCAGGCCGCTTCGGCGCCGGCGGCGCTGGAACGTTACGAATACCAGGGCCAGTACAACTGGCAGAAGCAGGAGCGCGGCAACTGGCTCAGCCGCGTGCAGATCGAGCAGCGCGAATCCCAGGCCCGCCGCGTGCACGGCCAGGGTGGCGTGCGCCAACTCGAAGCCGGTCGTTGGTTCGAGCTGACCCAGCACCCGCTGTACGAGCGCAAGGCCGCCGAGGCCCGGCAGTTCCTGCTGATCGAAGTGCAGTTCTTCGCCGAAAGCAACCTGCCCATGGCCCAGCAGCGCCGCGAAGCCCCCGGCAGCCTGGCACCCTTGTTCAAATCGGTACGCCCGGCACCGGACGATTCGCTGCTCGGCTCGAAGCTCAGCGAAGCCTCCTACGGCTTCTTCCTCAGCACCTTCGAAGGCCAGCTGCACAACGCGCCCTACCGCAGCCCGTTCGAGCACGCCAAACCCACCAGTCCTGGCCCGCAGACCGCCGTGGTGGTCACCCCCAGCGGCCATGAGCTGTTCACCGACAGCCTCAACCGCGTCTGTGTGCGTTTCCACTGGGACCGCCTCAGCCAGGACGGCGAGCTTTCCTCTTGCTGGCTACGCATGCTGCAACCAAGCAGCGGCCCGGACTGGGGCAGCGTGCACGTGCCACGGGCCGGCGAAGAGGTGGTGGTCACTTTCCTCGACAACGACATCGACCGCCCGCTGATCATGGGCCAGGTATACGGCGGCCACAAACCGGCCTGGCACTCCAGCGGTTTGATGAGCGGCTACAAGAGCAAGGAAATCGGCGGCGGTGGCTTCAACCAGTGGGTGATGGACGATTCCACCGGCCAGGTGCGCACCCAGTTGCACAGCAGCCACGGCCACACCCAGCTCAACCTCGGCTACCTGATCGACCAGCGCGGCAACAACCGTGGCGCCCTGCGCGGCACTGGCTTCGAACTGCGCACCGACGCCTACGGCGCCCTGCGCGCCCAGCAGGGCCTGTACCTGAGCACCTGGAAGCGCAGCAACGCCCAGGGCGCCCAGCTCGACGTCAGCGAAGCCCAGCAACAACTGCAGAACAGCGAGCAGCGTCTCAAGACCCTCTCCGACACCGCCAAGCAGCACAACGCCGACGCCCTGCAAGCTGGCCTCGACAGCCTGACCCAGTTCAACGCCGACACCGACGTCACCTACGGCAGCGACAACAGCAGCCCGAGCCAGGGCCCGAGCGAACAGCAACGCAACGGCGGCGACACCGCCTGGGCGATCCGCAGCGGCGGCCGCGGCAAAACCCCGGGGTACCAGAAGCCGCTGCTGATCGCCTCCTCCCCGGCCGACATCGCCACCGCCACCCCGCAGAACACCCACCTGCACAGTGGCAAGCACCTGACCGTGAGCACCGGTGAAGACGTCAGCATCGCCAGCGGCAAGTCACTGCTGGCCAGTGTGGTGCAGAGCATCAGCCTGTTTGCGCAGAACGCCGGGGCCAAGCTGTTTGCTGCCAAGGGCAAGGTCGAACTGGAGGCACAAAGTGATGCGATGGAACTGACTGCGCTGCAGAACATGAAGCTCACGTCGCTGGAACAGTTGATCGAGATGTCGGCGCAGAAGGAAATCCTGCTTACCAGCGGTGGTGCCTATATCCGCATCAAGGGCAGCAACATTGAGGTGCATGCGCCGGGGACCATCGACATCAAAGGGGCGAAGAAAACGCTGGAGGGGCCGGCCAGCATGGAGCACACGTACAAGGAGCTTCCAAACGGTCCTGACTCGGGCATGTACGACGAACAGAACAGGTTGATGACCAGTTTCGGTGTTCCGCTGGAAAACGTGGCTGTCGAGTTCGACATTCCAGGCAAAGGCAAGCAGGTTTTCTTCACCGATCAGGAAGGTATGACACCCCGCCTTTTCAGCGACAAACCCGACACGGCCAAGATGAGGCTCGTACCCGATGAGTTGGTGGTGCCGGCAGGTGCTGACACATTTGTGCCGAGAAACAAATCATGA
- a CDS encoding Hcp family type VI secretion system effector gives MAFDAYLKIDGIPGEALDDKHKDWIEVLGYQYGATQATSATASSSGGASSERVNLSDFTIRKYVDKASAKAFEACCKGQHIKEVVLNVNRAGGDKVTYLTITLEEVVISSVNFLGNLPLDGEAKAESDLPMEEIKFNFSRIKTTYTQQKRSDGAGGGKVTGGWDRSLNKVYS, from the coding sequence CGAAGCTCTGGATGACAAGCACAAGGACTGGATCGAAGTACTGGGCTACCAGTACGGCGCTACCCAGGCGACCTCGGCGACCGCCAGCTCCTCCGGTGGCGCTTCGTCCGAACGTGTCAATCTGAGCGATTTCACCATCCGCAAGTACGTCGACAAAGCCTCCGCCAAGGCCTTCGAAGCGTGCTGCAAAGGCCAGCACATCAAGGAAGTGGTGCTGAACGTGAACCGTGCCGGTGGTGACAAGGTGACCTACCTGACCATCACCCTGGAAGAAGTCGTGATCTCTTCGGTCAACTTCCTCGGCAACCTGCCGCTGGACGGCGAAGCCAAGGCTGAAAGCGACCTGCCGATGGAAGAAATCAAGTTCAACTTCTCGCGCATCAAGACCACCTACACCCAGCAGAAGCGTTCCGATGGCGCGGGGGGCGGCAAGGTCACTGGCGGTTGGGACCGTTCGCTGAACAAGGTCTACTCCTGA
- a CDS encoding PAAR domain-containing protein — MRPIILLNDPTDRGGMVVQASTSTLVNGRAVARLGDKVMCLHGACMIASGDTTTLVDGMPVARHGDKTACGSSLIATNSDTGIL; from the coding sequence ATGCGTCCCATCATTCTCTTGAACGACCCCACCGACCGCGGCGGCATGGTTGTGCAGGCCTCCACCTCTACCCTGGTCAACGGCCGGGCCGTGGCCAGGCTCGGCGACAAGGTAATGTGCCTGCACGGTGCCTGCATGATCGCCAGCGGCGACACCACCACCCTGGTCGACGGCATGCCGGTAGCCCGCCACGGCGACAAGACCGCTTGTGGCTCCAGCCTGATCGCCACCAACAGCGACACCGGAATACTGTAA